A part of Kitasatospora acidiphila genomic DNA contains:
- the queC gene encoding 7-cyano-7-deazaguanine synthase QueC → MTDKSPCHAIVIASGGLDSTTVAYWLADRGAILTMLSFDYGQRHRTELQYAGRIAGHLGASHEVVDLSGLGRLLTGSALTDLGVRVPDGHYTAETMRSTVVPNRNTIMLSVAVAGAVATGADAVAFGAHSGDHAIYPDCRASFFDQFAAMTREGNEGFLADGFELLAPFIGLTKADIVEIGRQLGVPFEDTWSCYKGGQVHCGTCGTCTERIEAFALAGVSDPTVYASATPGAAS, encoded by the coding sequence ATGACAGACAAGTCACCATGCCACGCCATAGTGATCGCCTCCGGTGGGCTCGACAGCACCACCGTGGCGTACTGGCTCGCCGACCGAGGAGCCATCCTCACCATGCTGTCGTTCGACTACGGGCAGCGGCACCGTACGGAGCTGCAGTACGCCGGGCGTATCGCCGGTCACCTCGGTGCTTCGCACGAGGTCGTCGACTTGAGTGGGCTCGGTCGGCTGCTGACCGGGTCGGCTCTCACGGACCTGGGTGTGAGGGTCCCGGATGGCCACTACACCGCCGAGACCATGCGCAGCACCGTCGTGCCGAACCGCAACACGATCATGCTGTCCGTTGCCGTCGCGGGGGCCGTCGCGACGGGCGCGGACGCCGTGGCGTTCGGCGCACACAGCGGGGATCACGCGATCTACCCGGACTGCCGAGCCAGTTTCTTCGACCAGTTCGCGGCGATGACGCGGGAAGGCAACGAGGGTTTCCTCGCCGACGGGTTCGAGCTGCTGGCGCCGTTCATCGGCCTGACGAAGGCCGACATCGTGGAGATCGGGCGGCAGTTGGGCGTGCCGTTCGAGGACACCTGGTCCTGCTACAAGGGCGGCCAGGTGCACTGCGGGACCTGCGGGACGTGCACCGAGCGGATCGAGGCGTTCGCGCTGGCGGGCGTAAGCGACCCCACCGTCTACGCCAGCGCCACCCCAGGGGCGGCCTCGTGA
- a CDS encoding 6-pyruvoyl trahydropterin synthase family protein, whose protein sequence is MTALTGEHRIGKRFRFEAAHYLPGLPDGHQCARLHGHSYEVEFVLTADRLSGPGFVTDFGDLAPVKMMIDSALDHRVLNEALPELVPTSENLAAYLAGWFVEHVEPGLPGRLTAVRVSETASSWAQFEVAR, encoded by the coding sequence GTGACCGCGTTAACCGGAGAGCACCGGATCGGCAAGCGGTTCCGGTTCGAGGCCGCGCACTACCTGCCCGGCCTGCCCGATGGGCACCAGTGCGCCCGGCTGCACGGCCACTCCTATGAGGTGGAGTTCGTCCTGACCGCCGACCGGCTGAGCGGGCCCGGCTTCGTCACGGACTTCGGGGACCTGGCGCCGGTCAAGATGATGATCGACAGTGCCCTCGACCACCGCGTCCTGAACGAGGCGCTGCCCGAGCTCGTACCGACCTCGGAGAACCTGGCCGCCTACTTGGCCGGCTGGTTCGTCGAGCACGTCGAGCCCGGCCTCCCTGGCCGCCTGACCGCGGTGCGGGTGTCGGAGACCGCGAGCAGCTGGGCGCAGTTCGAGGTGGCCCGGTGA
- a CDS encoding 7-carboxy-7-deazaguanine synthase QueE, with protein sequence MSAPVREEPGARGLLIAETFGPTFQGEGPTAGRQALFIRLSRCNLHCPRCDTPYTWDWTRFDPSEVSTRHSVEDVAAWVTDRLTARVVVTGGEPLIQQRELLRLVQLLPDRRVEIETNGTIVPLPELVGLVEGFNVSPKLAGFAALDDQAVNGAALRVLAASGKARFKFVVRQVAELEEIAALVDEFDLTEVWVMPEGTSSGAVLAGMRALADAVLARGWNLSNRLHVLLWEDERGR encoded by the coding sequence GTGAGCGCGCCCGTCCGGGAGGAACCCGGGGCCCGGGGACTGCTGATCGCCGAGACCTTCGGCCCCACCTTCCAGGGCGAGGGCCCGACCGCCGGGCGGCAGGCGTTGTTCATCCGGCTTTCGCGCTGCAACCTGCACTGCCCCAGGTGCGACACCCCGTACACGTGGGACTGGACCAGGTTCGATCCGAGTGAGGTCTCCACCCGCCACAGCGTCGAGGACGTGGCGGCCTGGGTGACGGACCGGCTGACGGCGCGGGTGGTCGTCACCGGCGGTGAACCACTGATCCAGCAGCGCGAGCTGCTGAGGCTGGTCCAGCTGCTGCCGGACCGGCGGGTCGAGATCGAGACCAACGGGACGATCGTTCCGCTGCCCGAACTCGTGGGACTGGTCGAGGGGTTCAACGTCTCCCCGAAGTTGGCCGGCTTCGCGGCCCTGGACGATCAGGCGGTCAACGGCGCGGCGCTGCGGGTGCTGGCGGCGTCCGGCAAGGCCCGATTCAAGTTCGTCGTCCGGCAGGTCGCGGAGCTGGAGGAAATCGCGGCCCTGGTCGACGAGTTCGATCTGACCGAGGTGTGGGTGATGCCGGAGGGAACGAGCAGTGGCGCGGTGCTCGCGGGGATGCGCGCGCTGGCGGACGCGGTGCTGGCTCGCGGCTGGAATCTCAGCAACCGCCTGCATGTGCTGCTCTGGGAGGATGAACGTGGCCGGTAA
- a CDS encoding reverse transcriptase domain-containing protein — protein MSWAQFRTGLSGRLADLAEQLHAGTWQPSPVREVAITAYTGKVFTAVIPTVADRVVQRAMRNAIEPVLEARAFADWVSGYRAGRNRITALRDADRHLRAGHRWVADLDVRQTSAGSSAAEVTDWLAEHVADGTFLGYFRKVLEPLPYPIVPGTALAPLLINLRLSRADAALAGYWVVRFADNYCLFCRDEKQAREAMAAVMEALAGCGLEPHPDKSQIRCGVNAEDLFLIAG, from the coding sequence ATGAGCTGGGCGCAGTTCCGTACCGGCTTGTCCGGCCGCCTCGCAGATCTTGCTGAGCAGCTGCACGCCGGCACCTGGCAGCCGAGCCCCGTGCGGGAGGTCGCGATCACGGCCTACACCGGCAAGGTGTTCACGGCGGTGATTCCGACCGTCGCCGATCGGGTGGTGCAGCGGGCGATGCGCAACGCCATCGAACCGGTGCTGGAGGCAAGGGCGTTCGCCGACTGGGTGTCCGGCTACCGGGCCGGTCGCAACCGGATCACGGCGTTGCGAGACGCCGACCGGCACCTGCGGGCCGGGCACCGGTGGGTGGCGGACCTGGACGTGCGCCAGACCTCCGCCGGGTCCAGCGCGGCTGAGGTCACTGACTGGCTGGCCGAGCATGTCGCCGACGGGACCTTCCTCGGCTACTTCCGCAAGGTGCTGGAGCCGCTGCCGTACCCGATCGTGCCCGGCACCGCGCTGGCGCCGCTGCTGATCAACTTGCGGCTGTCTCGCGCAGACGCGGCGCTGGCCGGCTACTGGGTGGTGCGGTTCGCCGACAACTACTGCCTGTTCTGCCGTGACGAGAAGCAGGCTCGCGAGGCGATGGCCGCCGTCATGGAGGCCCTGGCCGGGTGCGGTCTTGAGCCGCATCCGGACAAGAGCCAGATCCGATGCGGTGTCAACGCCGAAGATCTCTTCCTGATCGCCGGATGA
- a CDS encoding formylglycine-generating enzyme family protein: MENNPDQQLVWVPVPGGICLFGDRQRRVKVPDLEWTVTPLTLAQAGQGGGALPLTGLVHAQAARLAADLGGRLPRSSEWEWAASGPGRRLYPWGGEEPGPGRANLRGGPGRLTAVDAHPDGVTQQGLLDMGGNCWEWTSSPTIGGGFIIRGGSYNSLSLYARCTFLNAAPAELGSAGIGVRVVRAT; the protein is encoded by the coding sequence ATGGAGAACAACCCTGACCAGCAGTTGGTGTGGGTTCCGGTCCCGGGCGGCATCTGCCTGTTCGGCGACCGGCAGCGCCGGGTGAAGGTGCCAGACCTCGAATGGACAGTCACCCCGCTCACCTTGGCCCAGGCCGGGCAGGGCGGCGGTGCGCTCCCGCTGACCGGCCTGGTCCACGCACAGGCCGCCCGGCTGGCAGCCGACCTCGGCGGGCGGCTACCCCGCTCCTCAGAGTGGGAGTGGGCGGCTTCCGGCCCCGGCCGCAGGCTCTACCCGTGGGGCGGCGAGGAGCCCGGCCCCGGCAGGGCGAACTTGCGCGGCGGCCCCGGCCGGCTGACCGCGGTGGACGCCCATCCGGACGGAGTGACGCAGCAGGGCCTACTCGACATGGGCGGTAACTGCTGGGAGTGGACCTCATCTCCGACCATCGGCGGCGGCTTCATCATCCGGGGAGGCTCCTACAACTCCCTGTCCCTGTACGCCCGGTGCACGTTCCTGAACGCGGCTCCGGCCGAGCTGGGCTCCGCAGGCATCGGCGTGCGGGTGGTGAGGGCGACATGA
- a CDS encoding glycosyltransferase family 2 protein has product MTATLADTLKTRSNDHSYITGGFYGGTRVGWHQPTPAAAAEGRPLSVVLPAHNTAYALPTVLDALAAQHTAGPVDVIVVDDASTDNTFEIARRHPVVTTAVRLATRSGSAGARNVGARLAQAENLLFVDSDMVLPSHVLADFAARARPETVLTGFRHNLPFLRTACGPMLPENPPQLAADHRVTWTPPINTLLPYSGITLTEPLHGRPLDATDDFQNLGYGRFYYDWDLPRMAVTALLGVPRERLVDVGGFDEEFGRIGWGMEDTYLGAALIAARCLVVPLRQAVGYHLDPPDAAAQWQTKLAAWPATLAHYRTLLAQPAPTGRGRDFAAATDKLLTDAEVITA; this is encoded by the coding sequence GTGACCGCCACGCTCGCGGATACGCTCAAGACGCGCTCCAACGACCACAGTTACATCACCGGTGGGTTCTACGGCGGTACCAGGGTTGGCTGGCACCAGCCGACTCCAGCAGCGGCCGCCGAAGGCCGTCCGCTGTCGGTGGTGCTCCCGGCCCACAACACCGCATACGCCCTGCCGACGGTGCTGGACGCGCTCGCCGCGCAGCACACCGCCGGGCCGGTGGATGTGATCGTCGTGGACGACGCCTCCACCGACAACACCTTCGAGATTGCCCGTCGGCACCCCGTGGTCACCACCGCCGTGCGGTTGGCGACCCGGTCCGGCTCGGCCGGTGCCCGCAACGTCGGCGCCCGCCTCGCCCAAGCGGAGAACCTGCTGTTCGTGGACTCGGACATGGTGCTGCCCTCGCACGTGCTCGCGGACTTCGCCGCCCGTGCCCGGCCCGAGACCGTGCTGACCGGCTTCCGCCACAACCTTCCCTTCCTGCGCACCGCGTGCGGGCCGATGCTGCCCGAGAACCCGCCGCAGCTGGCCGCCGACCACCGCGTCACCTGGACGCCGCCGATCAACACCCTGCTGCCGTACTCCGGCATCACGCTCACCGAGCCGCTGCACGGCCGACCGCTTGATGCCACCGACGACTTCCAGAACCTCGGGTACGGCCGGTTCTACTACGACTGGGACCTGCCCCGGATGGCTGTCACCGCGCTGCTCGGCGTCCCCCGCGAGCGCCTCGTGGACGTCGGCGGCTTCGACGAGGAGTTCGGCCGGATCGGCTGGGGCATGGAGGACACCTACCTGGGTGCCGCGCTGATTGCCGCTCGCTGCCTGGTCGTCCCGCTGCGTCAGGCCGTCGGCTACCACCTCGACCCGCCAGACGCCGCCGCCCAGTGGCAGACCAAGCTCGCCGCCTGGCCCGCCACCCTCGCCCACTACCGGACCCTGCTCGCCCAGCCGGCCCCCACCGGGCGAGGGCGCGACTTCGCTGCTGCCACCGACAAGCTCCTGACCGACGCCGAGGTGATCACCGCATGA
- a CDS encoding radical SAM protein codes for MIRTFAAADIHGTTVVHDPATGTNHLPARPLPPGPLGLDEQEVAAWPEAMHGQLKPTAPLSMCWSPIVRCNLTCPQCLDDKRVRESTAEERRTLARHIGESGILGVDISGGEPLLLRDLPDLALAIRAGRQAVVSCTTNGWHLARRAPELAPALDAIRISLDGATEATHDAWRGAESYSRAIDGTRAAVGEGLRVQFQMVLMRSNQHEAQALLELAAQLGVGGVTFLQMLPIGEGKAIAEQQMLTDDQATAAIEALTVPDGLRVRLRTRDSADGFTVLRADGYAWRNTGGATGIAAFIPVTGPQDLHLPTARSAS; via the coding sequence ATGATCCGCACGTTCGCCGCCGCCGACATCCACGGCACCACCGTCGTCCACGACCCGGCCACCGGCACCAACCACCTGCCGGCGCGGCCGTTGCCGCCCGGACCCCTCGGCCTGGATGAGCAGGAGGTCGCGGCCTGGCCCGAGGCCATGCACGGCCAGCTCAAGCCGACCGCGCCGCTGAGCATGTGCTGGTCGCCGATCGTGCGGTGCAACCTCACCTGCCCGCAGTGCCTGGACGACAAGCGCGTGCGCGAGTCCACCGCCGAGGAGCGTCGCACCCTGGCCAGGCACATCGGCGAGTCCGGGATCTTGGGCGTGGACATCTCCGGCGGAGAGCCGCTGCTGTTGCGCGACCTGCCCGACCTCGCCCTGGCGATCCGCGCCGGCCGCCAGGCGGTGGTCAGCTGCACCACCAACGGCTGGCACCTGGCCAGGCGCGCCCCCGAGCTGGCCCCCGCGCTCGACGCCATCCGCATCTCACTGGACGGCGCCACCGAGGCCACCCACGACGCTTGGCGCGGAGCCGAGAGCTACAGCCGGGCGATCGACGGCACCCGTGCCGCAGTCGGCGAGGGTCTGCGGGTCCAGTTCCAGATGGTGCTGATGCGCTCCAACCAGCACGAGGCGCAGGCCCTGCTGGAGTTGGCCGCGCAGCTCGGCGTCGGCGGCGTGACCTTCCTGCAGATGCTGCCCATCGGCGAAGGCAAGGCCATCGCCGAACAGCAGATGCTCACCGACGACCAGGCCACCGCCGCCATCGAAGCCCTCACCGTCCCCGATGGGCTGCGGGTGCGGCTTCGTACCCGCGACAGCGCCGACGGCTTCACGGTGCTGCGTGCTGACGGCTACGCATGGCGCAATACCGGTGGCGCCACCGGCATCGCCGCGTTCATCCCCGTCACCGGCCCCCAGGATCTGCACCTGCCCACCGCCCGGAGCGCATCGTGA
- a CDS encoding phosphoribosyltransferase, giving the protein MTDTAQQPAGGQRLFARTAPYVPTLYQCYAAARLIAESVVGCEPPVTAVVGIANGGTRPATVIADYLKVPLHLIIARHNPTDELWQQATGDVTVTLPGGLPRQFDGTVLLVDDIAGSGATFTAVSRALLGTGAVLKTAALCRNAGCAEGPDRWVWDVDDWVVFPWEATHSGETRQLPVPKEVATR; this is encoded by the coding sequence GTGACCGACACCGCCCAGCAGCCCGCTGGCGGGCAGCGCCTCTTCGCCCGCACTGCGCCCTACGTCCCCACCCTCTACCAGTGCTACGCCGCCGCCCGCCTCATCGCCGAGTCCGTGGTCGGATGCGAGCCACCGGTGACCGCGGTTGTCGGCATCGCCAACGGTGGCACCAGGCCAGCCACCGTGATCGCCGACTACCTCAAGGTCCCGCTGCACCTCATCATCGCTCGGCACAACCCGACGGACGAGCTCTGGCAGCAGGCCACCGGCGATGTCACCGTGACCCTACCTGGCGGTCTGCCAAGGCAGTTCGACGGCACCGTGCTGCTGGTCGACGACATCGCTGGGTCCGGCGCCACCTTCACGGCCGTCTCCCGCGCCCTGCTCGGTACCGGGGCCGTACTGAAGACCGCGGCGCTGTGCCGCAATGCCGGCTGCGCCGAAGGCCCCGACCGCTGGGTCTGGGACGTGGACGACTGGGTCGTTTTCCCCTGGGAGGCAACCCACTCCGGCGAGACCCGGCAGCTGCCGGTGCCGAAGGAGGTGGCGACCCGGTGA
- a CDS encoding glycosyltransferase family 4 protein → MTTSATSRGVLLVLVSWAPDAPAGIERATAALALGLAQAGHRPVIATAAPLPDRPGLPGVRVERLHLAGVTFPCDDETLRRAITWQDNDLCQQIRELITQHRTDTVLFADALWGLGRLSGDLPGHVHRVLAAHVQPATLDAGPALARASHVIVPSAFIHEQLELAGWALPATRIVPNALLSGPAVAAPSSARREELRRSGPVRVLARLGAEKGVAELLEAAAGWDRPLDVALAEAGFEDATGSQATLLAHCRTLAVQHSNVRLRGALAWQEVLGWLADAAVVIVPSHRETFGLVALEAMSVGTPVVAYRVGNLPALIEPTGHGEHLLVPRDAGPNALHKAAQTLLEDDILYGATTQTVYRRAQDFTPYRIANLFLEAIS, encoded by the coding sequence GTGACCACGAGCGCCACGTCCCGTGGCGTGCTGCTTGTCCTCGTATCCTGGGCGCCCGACGCCCCCGCCGGCATCGAACGCGCCACAGCTGCCCTCGCTCTGGGCCTCGCCCAAGCAGGGCACCGCCCCGTCATCGCCACCGCCGCCCCACTGCCTGACCGGCCTGGCCTGCCGGGCGTGCGGGTGGAGCGGCTGCACCTGGCCGGGGTGACGTTCCCCTGCGACGACGAGACCCTGCGCCGCGCTATCACCTGGCAGGACAATGACCTCTGCCAGCAGATCCGCGAGCTGATCACCCAGCACCGGACTGACACCGTCCTGTTCGCCGACGCGCTGTGGGGACTCGGTCGCCTGAGCGGTGACCTCCCAGGCCACGTTCACCGTGTCCTGGCCGCCCACGTCCAGCCCGCCACCCTGGACGCCGGCCCGGCGCTGGCCAGGGCGAGCCACGTCATCGTCCCCTCCGCCTTCATCCACGAGCAGCTGGAGCTGGCAGGATGGGCGCTGCCGGCTACGAGAATCGTGCCCAACGCCTTGCTGTCCGGCCCGGCAGTTGCCGCGCCCAGCAGTGCACGGCGCGAGGAGCTGCGCCGCAGCGGCCCGGTCAGGGTCCTGGCCCGGCTCGGGGCGGAGAAGGGCGTGGCCGAACTCCTCGAAGCCGCCGCCGGCTGGGACCGTCCGCTGGACGTTGCGCTCGCCGAAGCCGGATTCGAGGACGCCACAGGCTCCCAGGCCACGCTGCTGGCCCACTGCCGGACGCTGGCCGTCCAGCACTCGAACGTCCGACTTCGTGGCGCGCTCGCCTGGCAGGAGGTGCTTGGCTGGCTCGCGGACGCCGCTGTGGTGATCGTTCCGAGCCACCGGGAAACCTTCGGCCTGGTCGCGCTGGAGGCCATGAGCGTCGGAACTCCAGTCGTCGCCTACCGCGTCGGCAACCTGCCCGCGCTCATCGAGCCGACGGGGCACGGCGAACACCTGCTCGTGCCGCGCGACGCGGGCCCTAACGCCCTCCACAAGGCGGCACAGACCCTCCTGGAAGATGACATACTGTACGGCGCGACTACACAGACCGTGTACCGGCGGGCCCAGGACTTCACGCCCTACCGGATCGCCAACCTCTTCTTGGAGGCGATCTCGTGA
- a CDS encoding 5'-3' exonuclease, which translates to MDGFNVLWAGTFGFPAEVRSRDKTRELTGLFAFFALLRATIRDDLDVDPPEVVVVFDGEHGTADRVAADQGYKANREATPEALKPLQFLAPVKEGLDQHGIRWVELPDQEADDVIATLTTRAAQTRPVRIMSRDADYYQLLTDQIRIINRSRKATRRLITTAEVIERYGVTPTQWPDFRALTGDKSDNIPGVRGVGAKVASQLLRDNIALDDLPTSGRLAGAKGKAIIASWGDVLRWRDVITMQRDLDVPLIPTGEVSPQLPKPAEVVEKLGLW; encoded by the coding sequence GTGGACGGCTTCAACGTCTTGTGGGCCGGAACCTTCGGCTTCCCCGCCGAGGTGCGCTCCCGCGACAAGACCCGTGAACTCACCGGCCTGTTCGCGTTCTTCGCCCTGCTGCGCGCCACGATCCGCGACGACCTCGATGTGGACCCACCTGAGGTCGTAGTTGTCTTCGACGGGGAACACGGCACCGCTGATCGCGTGGCCGCCGACCAGGGCTACAAGGCCAACCGCGAGGCGACCCCTGAAGCCCTCAAGCCGCTGCAGTTCCTCGCCCCGGTCAAGGAGGGCCTGGACCAGCACGGTATCCGTTGGGTCGAACTGCCAGATCAAGAGGCGGACGACGTGATCGCCACCCTCACCACACGGGCCGCCCAGACCCGACCGGTGCGGATCATGTCCCGCGACGCCGACTACTACCAGCTGCTCACCGACCAGATCCGCATCATCAATCGATCCCGCAAGGCGACCCGGCGGCTCATCACCACCGCCGAAGTCATCGAACGCTACGGCGTCACCCCCACACAGTGGCCGGACTTCCGCGCCCTGACCGGCGACAAGTCCGACAACATTCCTGGCGTCAGGGGAGTCGGCGCCAAAGTCGCCTCCCAACTCCTTCGCGACAACATCGCGTTGGATGACCTGCCGACCTCGGGTCGACTGGCCGGCGCCAAGGGTAAGGCGATCATCGCGAGCTGGGGCGACGTCTTGCGCTGGCGCGACGTGATCACGATGCAGCGCGACCTCGATGTGCCGCTCATCCCTACGGGCGAGGTCAGCCCCCAACTACCCAAGCCCGCTGAGGTGGTGGAGAAACTGGGGCTGTGGTGA